In Betaproteobacteria bacterium, one DNA window encodes the following:
- a CDS encoding FAD-binding protein: MTARQPFSTPPGAVNQAIAFLQTRFADRVNVSRAVREHHARGEGISISLPPDAVVWPINKEEVCEILARCNELGVPVIAYGVGSSLEGHVSAPHGGICLDLSRMDAVLGVHAEDGDCVVQPGVTREDLNKYLKGTGLFFPVDPGANASIGGMVSTRASGTTTMRYGSMAHNVMALEVALADGRLVRLGTRARKSSAGFDLVHLMIGAEGTLGVITEITLRLHPLPTHVAAATCAFPTLKDAVEAVTDMCNSGVPFARIEFLDEHQIRACNRHSQLGLAELPTLFIEFHGTELAVNEQTGVAQEVAIDHGGIDFTWATQAEDRAKLWRARHLAYFAALAMRPGCVNVVADVCVPMSALAECVARTREDIDREGLVAPILGHVGDGNFHVIFMPMPDQPAEHQAVERVYSAMITRAHAAGGTCTGEHGIGMGKKSKLLAECGPDVIALMQDIKRVWDPKSILNPGKIFGP, translated from the coding sequence ATGACTGCTCGCCAGCCCTTCTCTACGCCGCCTGGCGCGGTCAATCAGGCGATTGCCTTCCTGCAAACGCGCTTCGCCGACCGTGTCAACGTCTCGCGCGCGGTGCGCGAGCATCATGCGCGCGGCGAAGGCATCTCGATCAGCCTGCCGCCCGACGCGGTGGTGTGGCCGATCAATAAAGAAGAAGTTTGTGAAATCCTCGCGCGCTGCAACGAACTGGGCGTGCCAGTCATTGCCTACGGCGTCGGCAGTTCGCTTGAGGGGCATGTCAGCGCGCCACACGGCGGCATTTGTCTCGACCTTTCGCGTATGGACGCGGTGCTGGGCGTCCATGCAGAAGACGGCGACTGCGTGGTGCAACCTGGCGTCACCCGTGAGGATCTGAACAAGTATCTCAAAGGCACCGGCTTGTTCTTTCCCGTCGATCCGGGCGCCAATGCCTCGATCGGCGGCATGGTCTCCACGCGCGCGTCGGGAACCACCACCATGCGCTACGGTTCGATGGCGCATAACGTGATGGCGCTGGAAGTGGCACTTGCCGATGGCCGCCTGGTGCGGCTCGGCACGCGCGCGCGCAAATCCTCGGCCGGCTTCGATCTTGTGCATCTGATGATCGGCGCGGAGGGCACGCTCGGCGTAATCACCGAAATCACGCTGCGATTGCATCCGCTGCCGACCCACGTCGCGGCGGCGACGTGCGCGTTTCCCACCTTGAAAGACGCGGTCGAAGCGGTGACCGACATGTGCAACAGCGGCGTGCCGTTTGCACGCATCGAGTTTCTCGATGAACACCAGATCCGCGCCTGCAACCGTCACTCGCAGCTCGGCCTCGCCGAATTGCCGACGCTGTTCATCGAATTCCACGGCACCGAATTGGCAGTCAACGAGCAGACTGGTGTCGCACAGGAAGTCGCGATTGACCACGGCGGCATCGACTTCACATGGGCCACTCAGGCCGAGGACCGCGCCAAACTCTGGCGCGCGCGGCACCTCGCCTACTTTGCCGCGCTTGCCATGCGGCCCGGCTGCGTGAATGTGGTCGCTGATGTCTGCGTGCCGATGTCGGCCCTGGCGGAGTGCGTCGCACGCACCCGCGAGGACATCGACCGCGAGGGACTGGTGGCGCCGATTCTGGGCCATGTCGGCGACGGCAATTTTCACGTGATTTTCATGCCGATGCCCGACCAGCCGGCCGAACATCAGGCGGTTGAGCGCGTGTACAGCGCGATGATCACGCGCGCCCACGCGGCGGGCGGCACCTGCACCGGTGAACACGGTATCGGCATGGGCAAGAAGTCAAAGTTACTGGCGGAATGCGGCCCCGACGTCATCGCCCTCATGCAAGACATCAAGCGGGTTTGGGACCCGAAATCCATTCTCAATCCCGGAAAGATTTTTGGACCGTAA
- a CDS encoding TonB-dependent receptor, protein MLRIPGIGAQTHQVINTERWSQELRARNSALGDKLSYEVGLFLNKEDSTNRLLQEDLFIAATNAPLPLGKPLFNAMLGVEYKEYSVFGNTTYSLTPQFDVTAGLRHSKDEQHFSQNYQASLAVAAPVVFEQDVSNKKTTYLLSGIYKPDNNTAIYGRIATGYRAGGPSALPANLGQAFFNPDSLTSFELGFKSAFAGGLASVEAAVFTTDWKDIQVQKATVANGTTYQHFVNAGTARSRGAEATLLVYPTKGLTLRATTAFTDSKLTEDAPVVKGLNGDRMPFVPRVSGSVTADYRFPLGNGWQAWVGGSVGRIGERRSNFSQQLNATSVPAYTTVGLNTGVDVGNLRVTVSGKNVTDVRGLNYINTIGLASAANPVAYPYAAGVIQPRTIGVDLSWQF, encoded by the coding sequence GTGCTGCGCATTCCAGGCATCGGCGCGCAGACCCATCAGGTTATCAATACCGAACGCTGGTCGCAGGAATTGCGGGCGCGCAATTCTGCATTGGGCGACAAACTGAGCTACGAGGTGGGATTATTTCTGAACAAGGAAGACAGCACCAACCGCCTGCTGCAGGAAGACCTGTTTATCGCCGCCACAAACGCGCCACTGCCTTTGGGAAAACCCTTGTTCAACGCAATGTTGGGAGTTGAATACAAGGAGTACTCGGTGTTCGGCAACACGACCTACAGCCTCACGCCACAATTCGATGTCACTGCCGGTCTGCGCCACTCGAAGGACGAGCAGCATTTCTCGCAAAATTATCAGGCCTCGTTGGCAGTGGCCGCCCCGGTGGTCTTTGAACAGGATGTCTCGAACAAGAAGACAACATATCTGTTGAGCGGCATTTACAAGCCTGACAACAACACGGCCATCTATGGCCGTATCGCCACCGGCTATCGTGCGGGTGGGCCCAGCGCATTGCCGGCCAATCTGGGTCAGGCATTCTTCAATCCGGATTCGCTGACCAGTTTCGAACTGGGATTCAAGTCTGCATTCGCGGGAGGCTTGGCATCGGTCGAGGCGGCGGTTTTCACTACAGACTGGAAAGACATTCAAGTCCAGAAAGCCACCGTTGCCAATGGCACAACCTACCAGCATTTTGTCAACGCGGGCACAGCCAGGAGCCGCGGTGCCGAGGCGACGCTGCTCGTGTATCCGACCAAGGGCCTCACGCTTCGTGCGACCACCGCATTCACCGATTCGAAGCTGACCGAGGATGCGCCGGTGGTCAAGGGTCTGAACGGCGACCGCATGCCCTTTGTGCCGAGGGTGAGCGGGTCGGTCACAGCCGACTACCGCTTCCCGTTGGGGAACGGCTGGCAGGCCTGGGTGGGCGGATCGGTCGGCCGGATCGGCGAACGGCGCTCAAATTTCAGCCAGCAGCTCAACGCCACCAGCGTTCCGGCCTATACCACGGTCGGCCTTAATACCGGTGTCGATGTCGGCAACCTGCGCGTGACGGTCTCCGGCAAAAACGTGACCGACGTGCGCGGCCTCAACTACATCAATACGATTGGCCTGGCATCCGCCGCCAATCCCGTCGCCTATCCCTATGCCGCCGGCGTCATTCAACCGCGCACGATCGGCGTCGATCTGAGCTGGCAATTCTAG
- a CDS encoding mannitol dehydrogenase family protein yields MPATQVILHLGIGSFHRAHQAVYLQRLIDAGDVSWTLAGGNTRPDMADTVAALQAQGGAYTLETVTPAGERRYETIRAIKTIVPYAPGLAGLIRIGADPATRIISFTVTEAGYYLDANDKLDFSFADLAGDMARARDGLAGGTTAVTIYAALTAILRKRRRNNAGKVTLLNCDNLRHNGDRFRGGFMQFLEQVGDAGLRNWVVANTSSPNAMVDRITPRPASDLRERVRDATGWDDGAPVMAESYIQWVIEDDFCNGRPAWEKVGVQMVASVAPYEEAKIRILNGSHSCIGWAGTLAGYGFIHEGARDDRIRRFAHEYITADVIPCLRPSPIDLETYRDLVLERFGNAALADTNQRVAMDSFSKLPGFIVPTIRERLARNESIAAIAMLPALFLAFLQRWHRGDLPTPYQDQAMDAAAAHAICAAADPIGAFCHDRVLWGALAGDSRLIDAMRSASEKVAVFVRQSQP; encoded by the coding sequence ATGCCCGCGACCCAGGTCATTCTTCATCTCGGCATAGGTTCTTTCCACCGCGCGCACCAGGCCGTCTACCTGCAGAGGCTGATCGATGCGGGTGACGTGTCCTGGACGCTGGCCGGCGGCAACACCCGCCCCGACATGGCCGATACCGTTGCCGCCTTGCAAGCGCAGGGTGGCGCGTACACGCTTGAAACCGTGACGCCGGCAGGTGAACGGCGATATGAAACAATCCGCGCGATCAAGACCATCGTGCCCTACGCCCCCGGTCTCGCGGGACTGATTCGCATTGGCGCCGACCCGGCGACGCGCATCATTTCGTTTACCGTGACCGAAGCCGGCTACTACCTGGATGCCAACGATAAACTGGATTTTTCCTTTGCCGATCTCGCCGGCGACATGGCGCGCGCGCGCGATGGCCTCGCCGGCGGCACCACCGCAGTTACCATTTACGCCGCGTTGACCGCGATCCTGCGCAAGCGGCGCCGCAATAACGCCGGCAAAGTCACGCTGTTGAACTGCGACAACCTGCGCCATAACGGCGACCGTTTTCGTGGCGGTTTCATGCAGTTTCTCGAACAGGTAGGCGACGCCGGATTGCGCAATTGGGTTGTCGCGAATACCAGCAGCCCCAACGCGATGGTCGATCGCATTACGCCGCGGCCTGCATCCGATCTGCGCGAACGCGTACGCGACGCAACCGGTTGGGACGATGGCGCGCCGGTGATGGCGGAGAGTTACATCCAATGGGTCATTGAAGACGATTTTTGCAATGGGCGCCCGGCGTGGGAAAAAGTCGGCGTGCAAATGGTTGCTTCGGTCGCGCCGTATGAAGAAGCCAAGATCAGGATTCTCAATGGCAGCCACAGTTGCATTGGGTGGGCGGGAACTCTTGCCGGTTACGGGTTCATTCACGAGGGCGCGCGCGATGATCGCATTCGCCGCTTCGCCCACGAGTACATCACCGCCGATGTCATCCCCTGTCTGCGACCCAGCCCAATCGATCTTGAAACCTATCGCGACCTGGTGCTCGAAAGATTCGGCAACGCAGCACTGGCCGACACCAACCAGCGCGTCGCGATGGATAGTTTTTCGAAGTTGCCGGGATTCATCGTGCCGACTATTCGCGAGCGATTGGCGCGAAATGAGTCGATTGCCGCCATCGCCATGCTGCCGGCGTTATTTCTCGCATTCCTGCAGCGCTGGCATCGCGGCGATTTGCCGACGCCGTACCAGGACCAGGCGATGGACGCCGCCGCCGCGCATGCAATATGTGCAGCCGCCGATCCGATCGGCGCCTTTTGTCATGATCGCGTTCTCTGGGGTGCGTTGGCCGGTGATTCACGACTGATCGATGCTATGCGATCCGCCAGCGAAAAAGTGGCGGTCTTCGTCCGACAGTCCCAGCCGTGA
- a CDS encoding alpha/beta hydrolase has product MSLPGRIGRGILIFLSALIAAVLVAGVGFIGAGEWKYRNAASAPLGGVTIIPATNPTSTSAGTMPVLILLHGAGLSGRMWDPVRRGLDTRYRVIALDLPGHGVRREEKFTLQGTAAVVAAAAQSVAPAPVILIGDSLGGYSAIAAAASIPKSQLRGLVIAGAAANFENADYLRYMRDVTIIGILATFIDETEFLSKRLYKFGVSEEDARAMTAGGLSARAVPAAVRAMIGVDFREKLAAMTVPVLFVNGSLDTRKRLQEAEFLAAAKNGRVHIIENCEHGVSMRRSAEFAQIVNEFAARAFASTPPEAVRQ; this is encoded by the coding sequence ATGAGTTTGCCCGGGCGCATTGGGCGCGGAATTCTGATCTTTCTCAGCGCCCTGATCGCTGCGGTGCTGGTCGCGGGCGTCGGCTTTATTGGCGCAGGAGAATGGAAGTACCGCAATGCTGCGAGCGCGCCTTTGGGCGGCGTGACCATCATACCGGCCACGAACCCGACAAGCACAAGCGCCGGCACGATGCCGGTGCTGATCCTATTGCATGGCGCGGGCCTGAGCGGACGCATGTGGGATCCTGTGCGCCGCGGACTCGACACACGCTACCGTGTCATCGCGCTCGACCTGCCGGGCCATGGCGTGCGGCGCGAGGAGAAATTCACGCTTCAAGGCACGGCGGCGGTGGTCGCGGCAGCGGCACAATCGGTAGCGCCCGCGCCGGTGATACTGATTGGCGATTCGCTCGGCGGTTATTCCGCCATCGCCGCGGCAGCGTCCATCCCGAAGTCGCAACTGCGCGGCCTGGTGATTGCCGGGGCGGCTGCGAATTTCGAAAACGCCGACTACCTCCGATACATGCGCGATGTGACGATCATCGGTATCCTCGCCACCTTCATCGACGAAACCGAATTCCTTTCGAAACGGCTTTACAAGTTTGGCGTCTCTGAGGAAGACGCGCGCGCGATGACCGCCGGCGGCCTGAGCGCGCGCGCCGTGCCCGCCGCCGTTCGCGCGATGATCGGCGTCGACTTCCGCGAAAAGCTGGCAGCCATGACCGTGCCGGTGTTATTTGTCAATGGCTCGCTGGACACACGCAAGCGCCTGCAGGAAGCGGAGTTTCTTGCGGCCGCGAAGAACGGGCGCGTTCATATCATCGAGAACTGCGAGCACGGCGTGAGCATGCGCCGCAGTGCCGAATTCGCGCAGATCGTGAATGAGTTCGCAGCGCGCGCTTTCGCGTCAACACCTCCTGAAGCCGTCAGGCAATGA
- a CDS encoding esterase family protein → MLPGLPAQDRARFAMSLSVPEPYVPGADSLPQPDVPRGTLSAHQCAPGAIYPGVAHDYTLYVPAQYDDTRPAAMMVFQDGARYLGPELNAATVLDNLIHAGVMPPTVAVFVQPGASGPGLPIYGGQDNRSIEYDSLGDAYAHFLLDELLPEATKGLNISNTPSLRAICGLSSGGICAFNVAWERPDAFGKVVSHCGSFVNIRGGHELAPAIRRAPPKSLRIFLQTGKNDLNIIFGHWVNANRELAAALEYGGYDHRLVVGEGGHSLKHGGAIFPDTLRWLWRDWRTA, encoded by the coding sequence ATGCTGCCCGGCCTGCCCGCGCAGGATCGTGCCCGGTTTGCGATGAGCCTCAGCGTCCCCGAGCCATATGTGCCGGGCGCTGATTCGCTGCCGCAACCGGACGTGCCGCGTGGCACGCTAAGCGCGCACCAATGCGCACCGGGCGCCATTTATCCCGGCGTGGCGCATGACTACACGCTCTATGTGCCGGCCCAGTACGATGACACCCGGCCGGCTGCAATGATGGTATTCCAGGACGGCGCGCGCTATCTCGGCCCGGAACTGAATGCGGCAACGGTGCTTGATAACCTGATCCATGCCGGCGTGATGCCACCGACCGTCGCCGTGTTTGTTCAGCCCGGCGCCAGCGGGCCCGGCCTGCCGATCTACGGCGGACAGGACAACCGCAGCATCGAATACGACTCATTGGGTGATGCGTATGCGCATTTTCTCCTCGACGAACTTTTGCCTGAAGCGACTAAGGGCCTCAACATCAGCAACACACCCAGTTTGCGCGCGATCTGTGGCCTCAGTTCGGGCGGCATTTGCGCGTTCAATGTCGCCTGGGAACGGCCCGACGCCTTCGGCAAGGTCGTCAGCCATTGCGGCAGTTTCGTGAACATTCGCGGCGGGCATGAACTCGCTCCCGCCATCCGTCGTGCGCCACCCAAATCACTGCGCATCTTTTTGCAAACCGGCAAGAATGATCTCAACATCATTTTCGGCCATTGGGTCAATGCCAATCGCGAGTTGGCTGCAGCACTCGAATACGGCGGCTACGATCACCGTCTCGTGGTTGGCGAAGGCGGGCATTCGCTGAAGCACGGCGGAGCCATTTTTCCCGACACGCTGCGCTGGCTGTGGCGCGACTGGCGCACCGCCTGA
- a CDS encoding MFS transporter has protein sequence MKSELTITTAPVAPEMARAVAQDGAHSDAPSDGYRTYVLIALSVVGFMCAVDKVVISMFMEPIKKEFGLSDTELGLLTGVAFAVLGAIASVPLARWADRGSRKWIIGGSFAAWTVMTAASGMAMNFVQLLAARVGVGIGEAGCIPATHSMLGDYYPRELRPRALAAHSAGTYLGLLGGMFGGGILVQTVGWRAGFIWLGLAGLVMAAIFHFTVREPARTVALPLAGAAPGESLISQLGDLRAFGFLIVAFATTSLAGSSIMVWLPSYFTRAFALSPMQIGLGLGMCIGLATAFGSIIGGQLAVKYAHHSRSWGAGYSAIVTIAVMPFYLGSFHAPHPMLAFAMLFMAFLIAGSILGPVFSTLQDLVAPNARATALAVVAMAGVLIGQGCGPLLVGVISDALHIEGSNAEGLRMAMTMVALVNFLTIVAFWMLKRRIDLLSTRAAAA, from the coding sequence ATGAAATCTGAATTGACGATCACGACCGCCCCCGTGGCACCCGAAATGGCACGCGCGGTCGCACAGGATGGCGCGCACAGCGATGCACCCAGCGACGGCTATCGCACCTACGTCCTGATCGCCCTGTCGGTGGTCGGATTCATGTGCGCCGTCGACAAAGTGGTCATTTCAATGTTCATGGAGCCGATCAAGAAGGAATTCGGTTTGAGCGACACCGAACTCGGCTTGTTAACCGGCGTGGCCTTCGCGGTGCTCGGCGCCATCGCTTCGGTGCCGCTGGCGCGCTGGGCCGATCGCGGCAGCCGAAAATGGATCATCGGCGGCAGCTTCGCGGCCTGGACGGTCATGACCGCGGCGTCGGGCATGGCGATGAACTTTGTGCAGTTGCTGGCCGCGCGCGTCGGCGTCGGTATCGGCGAAGCCGGTTGCATCCCGGCCACCCATTCGATGCTGGGTGACTACTACCCGCGCGAACTGCGGCCCCGCGCCCTGGCCGCGCACAGCGCTGGCACCTACCTCGGACTGCTGGGCGGCATGTTCGGCGGCGGCATACTCGTGCAGACAGTCGGTTGGCGCGCCGGCTTTATCTGGCTCGGATTGGCGGGGCTGGTGATGGCGGCGATCTTTCACTTCACTGTCCGCGAACCGGCGCGCACCGTCGCCTTGCCGCTGGCCGGCGCCGCACCCGGTGAGAGCCTGATTTCGCAGCTGGGCGACCTGCGCGCGTTCGGATTCCTGATCGTTGCATTCGCCACCACGTCCCTGGCGGGCTCGTCGATCATGGTCTGGCTGCCCAGCTATTTCACGCGTGCGTTCGCGCTTTCGCCGATGCAAATCGGCCTCGGCCTCGGAATGTGCATTGGCCTCGCCACTGCGTTCGGTTCCATCATCGGCGGCCAGCTCGCCGTTAAATATGCGCATCATTCCAGATCCTGGGGCGCGGGTTACTCCGCCATCGTCACCATCGCCGTGATGCCGTTCTATCTCGGCAGCTTTCATGCGCCTCATCCGATGCTCGCGTTCGCCATGTTGTTCATGGCATTCCTGATTGCCGGCTCCATCCTCGGCCCGGTATTCTCGACGCTGCAGGATCTCGTCGCGCCGAACGCGCGTGCAACGGCGCTGGCGGTCGTTGCGATGGCCGGCGTGCTGATCGGCCAAGGTTGCGGTCCGCTGCTGGTCGGCGTGATCAGTGACGCTCTGCACATCGAAGGGTCGAACGCGGAAGGCCTGCGCATGGCGATGACCATGGTGGCGCTGGTGAATTTCCTGACCATCGTCGCGTTCTGGATGCTGAAGCGGCGCATTGACTTACTGTCGACTCGCGCCGCCGCAGCGTAG
- a CDS encoding TonB-dependent receptor plug domain-containing protein, whose product MNTSITPRFTRNTMARAVASALLCSAAPLVQAQTAASTPSNTELQTVDKVVVSAQKREQAAIDVPASVSTVSADRLARSGAVRLEDYAAQMPGLSVSVVSRGFTSVVLRGISTGISQATPATAFYIDEAPIGSITAYATGSTLTLDLDPYDLRRIEVLKGPQGTLYGAGAVGGLLRYVAEPADTKRFGGSIAFGANKVSHGGDGHEARASINIPLAENSAGLRISAFEREDAGYIDNPAKNQSEINKATTRGGRVALDWKINKDWGFQVWGMTRSFRADGLGVQDLTGPNLTPVTVELVHAAATPEKQSTNFDVFNATSKARRVISILSPQAHTKRSTRALSSIRPAPWARYSRRCCAFQASARRPIRLSIPNAGRRNCGRAILHWATN is encoded by the coding sequence ATGAACACATCTATTACCCCACGCTTCACACGCAACACCATGGCACGGGCGGTCGCGAGTGCGCTGCTGTGTTCGGCCGCACCACTCGTTCAGGCACAAACCGCCGCATCGACGCCGAGCAACACGGAACTGCAAACGGTGGACAAGGTCGTGGTCAGTGCACAAAAACGCGAGCAAGCCGCGATCGACGTGCCGGCCTCGGTATCGACCGTCAGCGCCGATCGCCTGGCGCGCAGCGGCGCTGTTCGACTCGAGGATTACGCGGCGCAGATGCCGGGCCTGTCGGTCTCCGTCGTCTCCCGTGGCTTCACATCGGTGGTATTGCGCGGCATCAGCACCGGCATTTCGCAAGCCACGCCCGCAACCGCGTTCTATATCGACGAGGCGCCGATTGGCTCGATCACCGCCTATGCGACCGGCAGCACGCTCACGCTCGACCTTGACCCTTATGACTTGCGCCGCATCGAGGTACTGAAAGGCCCTCAAGGCACGCTCTATGGCGCCGGCGCCGTCGGCGGCCTGCTGCGCTATGTGGCAGAGCCTGCGGACACGAAACGTTTCGGTGGCAGCATCGCCTTTGGCGCCAACAAAGTGTCCCATGGTGGCGATGGCCATGAAGCGCGCGCATCAATCAATATCCCGCTTGCCGAGAATAGCGCCGGTTTGCGCATCAGCGCATTCGAGCGGGAAGATGCAGGCTACATCGACAACCCCGCCAAAAACCAGAGCGAAATCAACAAAGCCACCACGCGCGGCGGACGCGTGGCGCTCGATTGGAAAATCAACAAGGACTGGGGATTCCAAGTCTGGGGAATGACACGCAGCTTTCGCGCCGACGGCCTCGGTGTGCAGGACCTGACCGGACCGAATTTGACGCCCGTAACAGTGGAATTGGTCCACGCCGCCGCCACACCCGAAAAGCAGTCGACCAATTTCGACGTGTTCAACGCGACCTCAAAGGCCAGGCGGGTGATTTCAATATTGTCGCCTCAAGCACATACCAAAAGATCGACTCGAGCGTTATCGTCGATCAGACCCGCTCCCTGGGCGCGCTATTCTCGGCGGTGCTGCGCATTCCAGGCATCGGCGCGCAGACCCATCAGGTTATCAATACCGAACGCTGGTCGCAGGAATTGCGGGCGCGCAATTCTGCATTGGGCGACAAACTGA
- a CDS encoding efflux transporter outer membrane subunit, with translation MKPTLIAITIGALLAGCTVGPDYQRPKMDLPSSHAVAPAGATIAASSSNWWKTFNAPVLNLIMDEALKNNLDLSAAAARVTEAQAQLGLAVSDQLPSAYATASRTRNRNSEASNNSGPGQPVQTTTNRATLNVSYEIDFWGKYRRGSEAARADLLSVEANRDALRLSMATQVVQGYFNLQSLDARTAAIELGIRRGQEALDMQKKRFDAGVISEFDYQQRSAEVDAGRAQLPPLQSQRGNQERALKVLLGRSPREIMSGKVDRVSAPPGTAMPGTSIVAPAGLPSELLLRRPDLIEAEQKLVAANARIGVARAAYFPSIGLTGLFGGESSALGDLFSGPARIWNFAGNLTQPLWGAGRVGRQVDVAEARNEQALAQYRSAIANAFREVQDAIQAQTAAREVFEIETRRVSSLGKSWNLAKLRYENGVASQLDVIDAERGLLLAELNRIEAERGLRAAVADLYKALGG, from the coding sequence ATGAAACCCACACTCATCGCGATCACAATCGGAGCGTTGCTGGCCGGTTGCACCGTCGGCCCGGATTACCAGCGTCCGAAAATGGATTTGCCTTCGAGCCACGCCGTGGCGCCGGCGGGCGCCACCATTGCCGCATCGTCGAGCAACTGGTGGAAGACGTTTAACGCCCCAGTGTTGAACCTCATCATGGATGAGGCATTGAAGAACAACCTGGATTTGTCCGCGGCGGCGGCACGGGTAACAGAAGCGCAAGCGCAATTGGGGCTCGCCGTTTCTGATCAATTGCCATCCGCCTACGCGACCGCTTCGCGCACCCGCAATCGAAATTCCGAGGCCAGCAACAATTCAGGACCAGGCCAGCCGGTGCAAACCACGACCAACCGCGCGACCCTGAACGTCTCCTATGAGATCGATTTCTGGGGCAAATATCGGCGCGGCTCGGAAGCGGCTCGCGCCGACCTATTGTCGGTGGAAGCCAATCGCGATGCGTTGCGCCTGTCCATGGCCACACAGGTGGTGCAGGGTTATTTCAACCTGCAGTCACTCGATGCGCGCACTGCCGCGATCGAGCTCGGCATCAGACGCGGACAGGAGGCACTCGATATGCAGAAAAAGCGTTTCGACGCCGGCGTTATTTCAGAATTTGACTATCAGCAGCGCTCGGCGGAAGTCGATGCCGGGCGCGCGCAACTGCCGCCATTGCAGAGCCAGCGTGGCAATCAGGAGCGGGCACTCAAAGTGCTGCTCGGGCGTTCACCGCGCGAAATCATGTCGGGCAAGGTCGATCGTGTGTCCGCGCCGCCGGGCACGGCGATGCCCGGCACCAGCATCGTTGCGCCGGCGGGTCTGCCGTCGGAGCTGCTGTTGCGGCGCCCGGACCTGATCGAAGCCGAACAGAAACTGGTTGCGGCCAATGCGCGCATCGGCGTTGCACGTGCGGCTTATTTCCCGTCGATTGGCCTGACCGGATTGTTCGGCGGCGAAAGCAGCGCGCTGGGCGATTTGTTCAGCGGCCCCGCACGAATCTGGAATTTTGCCGGCAACCTCACGCAGCCGTTGTGGGGCGCGGGGCGCGTTGGCCGTCAAGTGGATGTCGCGGAAGCACGCAATGAACAGGCGCTCGCGCAATACCGGAGCGCGATTGCGAATGCGTTCCGCGAAGTCCAGGATGCCATCCAGGCGCAAACCGCCGCGCGCGAAGTATTCGAAATCGAAACGCGGCGCGTAAGCTCGCTCGGCAAGTCGTGGAACCTCGCCAAGCTGCGCTATGAAAATGGCGTAGCGAGCCAGCTGGATGTGATTGATGCCGAGCGTGGCCTGCTGCTGGCGGAACTTAATCGTATTGAGGCTGAGCGTGGTTTGAGGGCGGCGGTCGCGGATTTGTATAAGGCATTGGGCGGTTGA
- a CDS encoding alpha/beta fold hydrolase, whose protein sequence is MTLQTHIARDFRLESGAGLAEAVTAYRTLGQLNAEGTNAVLILHGYTTGPAMLDAGANVAEGSWSDLVGPGKAIDSNRYFVVCPNMLGSSYGSTGPGSIDPATKEPYGIDFPAITLKDIVALQKRLLDNLGVTRLAAVAGPSLGGYQSLQWAVSYPAFVERVVAAVSAPFNPPSAVQSTPLRAQLALEPAWNSGHPAPGAMRDWLARLRVATLTRYGVDADLAPRFPDQTARAAEIQRLAMDWAAVFDACSLLTLAHAAENFDLRARLSEIRAPLLMVMSRSDSVFSPQLAREFAPLLSAAGVRWSYFELDSNKGHFASGADAHLWSDTLREFLSTAPMDWVPQGMTT, encoded by the coding sequence GTGACGCTTCAAACTCACATCGCGCGCGACTTCCGCCTCGAAAGCGGGGCGGGGCTCGCCGAGGCGGTGACGGCATATCGAACGCTGGGACAGCTCAACGCAGAGGGTACCAATGCGGTATTGATTCTGCACGGCTACACCACTGGCCCCGCCATGCTTGACGCGGGCGCCAATGTGGCGGAGGGTTCATGGAGCGATTTAGTCGGTCCCGGCAAGGCAATCGACAGCAATCGCTATTTCGTGGTCTGCCCGAACATGCTGGGCTCAAGCTACGGCTCGACAGGGCCGGGCAGCATCGACCCCGCAACGAAAGAGCCGTATGGCATCGATTTTCCCGCCATTACGCTGAAGGACATTGTCGCGCTGCAGAAGCGTTTGCTCGATAACCTCGGCGTCACGCGGCTCGCCGCGGTCGCCGGCCCGTCGCTCGGCGGTTATCAGTCATTACAGTGGGCAGTGAGTTATCCCGCGTTCGTCGAACGCGTGGTCGCGGCGGTCAGCGCGCCGTTCAATCCTCCCTCTGCGGTTCAATCCACGCCGCTGAGAGCGCAGCTCGCACTCGAGCCGGCGTGGAACAGCGGCCACCCTGCGCCGGGCGCGATGCGCGATTGGCTGGCGCGCCTGCGTGTGGCCACGCTGACGCGTTACGGGGTCGACGCCGATCTCGCGCCGCGATTTCCTGATCAAACTGCGCGCGCGGCAGAAATACAGCGCCTCGCGATGGACTGGGCGGCAGTTTTCGACGCGTGTTCGCTGCTCACCCTCGCGCATGCCGCCGAGAACTTCGATTTGCGCGCGCGACTCAGCGAAATCCGCGCGCCGTTATTAATGGTGATGTCACGCAGCGACAGTGTGTTCTCGCCGCAACTCGCGCGCGAATTTGCACCCTTGCTGTCGGCGGCGGGTGTGCGCTGGTCCTATTTCGAACTCGACAGCAACAAAGGCCATTTCGCCTCCGGCGCGGACGCGCATCTCTGGTCGGACACATTGCGGGAATTTCTTTCGACTGCGCCGATGGACTGGGTACCACAAGGGATGACAACATGA